The genome window GTCAATTGTATGCAAAGGAGTCACCTCGGCCACGATACACAACAAATCCGATGAGTCTGACAGCCCTGCTCTTTGGCAGACCGGCCGGACTTGGAAGCGCATGGTCGGGCTTGTGCATAAACTTCACGCCAACCTTGAATGGCCTATTTGAACGGAAGACATCAAAAAAGGCCCCGAGGGGCCTTGGAGAACATATTCGAAACTAAAACGAAGTGCTAACCGCAAGAGGAGCAACTGCTGCAGCTTCCGCCGCCACCAAGCTCCATCTCGGATTTGACCACAAAACCCATGGGCGACATGTCCACGGTCACGGGAGACGCCTTCGTGTAAAGCTCCTTCTCCATGACGAACTTGTAGCCGTTGTTCTCCACCACCTCGTCGGCATTGGTTGGCTCATCCAGAGCCAAGGCAAGACGCGGGCCGCCTCAGCCACCAGCGAGATAGATACGGATGGGGGAGACTTCCTTATCCTTGAAATAGTTGTCGATCTGCTCTTTGGCAGTCTTGGTAAGCGAAATCATCTCGACCTCCATGTGATTGGTTAAAACTGAGTTAAGAGCTGGCGGAGATAATGTCAAACCAGAAAAGCGTGATCATGGTCACATCTAGTTAAGCCATTGTCCCCCAGCCCTTCACTCGCTAGCATGCCTTCAAAACCTAAGGAGCTTCCAGGTATGACGCAACATCCTTTCCTCTTTCTTTCGCCCTCCGGCTCAACCCGCGTAGCGGCATGGGCGGCTGCGGAGGAACTTGGCCGCCTGGGCGCGCAATGCCGCATCACGGATATCTCGCCCGTACTGCGCCGGGAAGCTCCCTTGCCTAATCCACTTCCTGGCGAATGCCTGTGGGTCGGCTCGCCCGTGTACTGCGACCACGCCTTGCCGCAGGTCATGGATTGCATTCCCGAATTGTCTCCATCTGACGGCCGCAGCGCCGTGCCTTTTGTGACCTGGGGCGGCATCTGCAGCGGCACGGCGCTGCTGGAGATGGGCGCGACCCTGGAGCGGCAAGGCTATGCCATAATGGGGGCGGCCAAAATCATGGCAGAGCACGCCAGCCTTTGGCGTTATCCCAATCCATTGGGCAGGGGCAGGCCAAATCAGAGCGACCTGGAGCAGATGCGCTTGCTGGCCAGAGCCGTGCGCCAACGCCTTGTGGATAGAGAGGCTGGTAAGCTCGCGGGGCGCATTACCTCCACAACGCTAGACTACCAGACCGAGCGCAACAAGAACAAGGCCGCGGCCGCATCACTGGAAGCGGCCAAGCGCCGTGCGTCGCCCCTGCTGGCGGATGGGGCACGCTGCAGCGGTTGCGGACTGTGGACATCTGTCCGGTAGGGGCCAGACGCATGGCTTCTCCGCCCTCGCCTGACGAGACTTGCATTCTATGCAAGGCCTGCGCGTGCTGCTGTCCCCAGGAGGCCATCACGGTGGATACCTCGGGCTTTCTGGAACGCTTGCGGTCAATGGCCGCCGAGTGCGGCGAGGAGCAGGAAACGCGGGTTTTCCTCTAACTCGGACAGGAAACCGCCACCCATACTAGCGCCCTCCTCCAGAAAGCTTTCGCTAAAGTCATGGAGCCAGGCAATCACCTTTAATCCGAGTTTCCTATATTAGGATGCAGTAGCGTCCTGACAGATCGGAGCTTGGGCTGCTTGATCAACTTGGCATGAGAAACGCTGGAGCGGGTAATACTCATTCCAACCTGGGCGTGGCTGCGTATCTCTGCTATCCTTAGGCAGGAGGTGCAGCATGCTCAAATGGGCGCTTATCTTCTTCATCTTGTCCATCGTCTTCGGATTCTTCGGCTTCACCGGCGCGGCCAGATTCAGCAAGGGCGTGGCCAAGTTCTTGGTTGTCCTGTTCGTCATCATGCTTTTGCTGGCCATTCTCTTCATCGTCTTGGCCGCCATGGCTGTTTATTAGGCCTGCGCCAAGCCGCATGCCCACGCTTGCGAGCCGGGGCGCAAGTCCGTATGATCCCGCGTTTCCGCACGAACTTGTTGATGGAGGCGCGGGTAAGGCATGAAATATCTGTTCCTGATCGCTGACGGCATGGGTGACTGGCCCTTGGACGAACTCAATGCGCGCACGCCCCTGCAGGCAGCCGTCACCCCGCACATGGACGCCCTGGCCAAGCAGGGAATCGTCGGCACTTGCCGCACGGTGCCGGCGGGCATGCCTCCCGGCTCGGACGTGGCCAACATGGCTCTGCTGGGCTTCAACCCCGCCAACCATCACACGGGCCGGGGCCCCATCGAGGCCGCGGCCCAAGGCTTGGAGTTGGCCGACAACGACCTGGTCTGGCGTTGCAATCTCGTCACGGTCAGCGAATTGTCGGTAAACGGCTTCATGCGCGACTACTCAGCGGGCCACATCACCACCGAAAAGGCCATGCCGCTCCTCCGTGGCCTGCAGATGCGCTTCGGCAGCCCGCGCTTCACGTTCCATCCCGGCGTGCAGTACCGCCATCTGCTGGTGCAGAAAGGCGCGGCGGGCAGCGACGAAGCCGGAATCCACGTGCAGCCCCCCCACGACATAACCGACAAATCCATCGCCGCCTCCATGGAATCGTACAAGGCCAATCCTCCACTCAATGAGCTGGTCATGCGCGCCTCGCACTGGCTGGCCGAAGATGCGGACAACAATACCAAAGCCAACGCCATCTGGCCCTGGGGACAGGGCCGTCCCCTGCGCCTGCCCTCGTTCGAGAAGGCCCACGGCCTGAAAGGCGCGGTCATCTCGGCCGTGGATTTGATCAAAGGCCTTGGCCGGGCCGCTGACATGGAGGTGCTGGACGTGCCCGGCGTAACTGGCCTTCTAGATACGAACTACGCGGGCAAGGTTCGCGCGGCCCTCGATTTCCTCAGCCACGGCGATTTCGTGTTCGTGCATCTGGAAGGACCTGACGAATGCGGCCATGGAGGCGACATCGACTGCAAGGTGGAAGCCATCAACCGTTTCGACCGGCTGATAGTCGGCCCCTTGCGTGAGGCACTCGTCGGCGAGCCCGCTGCCTTCCTGGTGACCTGCGACCACCTGACGCCCATCGCCCTCAAGACCCATCATGCCGACCCGGTTCCCTTCCTGCTCAACTGGCCCGGCTGTTCCGAGCCATCAGGTGTGGGAGAGTTCAACGAGCTTTCTGCCGCGCAAGGCGTGCGTGTCTCAAAGGGACACGAACTGCTGCCTTGGGTCCTTGCGAAGACTGGTCGAGGAGCGTAGTCGAAAGCCCGCAGGTTTGCCAGCCTGCGGGTTTTGACGTACTTTCACCCGCCGAAGCCGACCCGCACAGGAGCCCGAAAATGGAATCCTTTCCACAACCTGAGACGACTTACCGCTTTCACGTCTCCTATGGCGAGACCGATGCCATGCGCGTGGCCTACTACGGCGAATTCTTCCACTGGTTCGAACGCGCCCGCAGCCAGTTCATCCGCGAACGCGG of Desulfocurvibacter africanus subsp. africanus DSM 2603 contains these proteins:
- a CDS encoding 4Fe-4S ferredoxin, producing MTQHPFLFLSPSGSTRVAAWAAAEELGRLGAQCRITDISPVLRREAPLPNPLPGECLWVGSPVYCDHALPQVMDCIPELSPSDGRSAVPFVTWGGICSGTALLEMGATLERQGYAIMGAAKIMAEHASLWRYPNPLGRGRPNQSDLEQMRLLARAVRQRLVDREAGKLAGRITSTTLDYQTERNKNKAAAASLEAAKRRASPLLADGARCSGCGLWTSVR
- a CDS encoding DUF1328 domain-containing protein gives rise to the protein MLKWALIFFILSIVFGFFGFTGAARFSKGVAKFLVVLFVIMLLLAILFIVLAAMAVY
- a CDS encoding cofactor-independent phosphoglycerate mutase translates to MKYLFLIADGMGDWPLDELNARTPLQAAVTPHMDALAKQGIVGTCRTVPAGMPPGSDVANMALLGFNPANHHTGRGPIEAAAQGLELADNDLVWRCNLVTVSELSVNGFMRDYSAGHITTEKAMPLLRGLQMRFGSPRFTFHPGVQYRHLLVQKGAAGSDEAGIHVQPPHDITDKSIAASMESYKANPPLNELVMRASHWLAEDADNNTKANAIWPWGQGRPLRLPSFEKAHGLKGAVISAVDLIKGLGRAADMEVLDVPGVTGLLDTNYAGKVRAALDFLSHGDFVFVHLEGPDECGHGGDIDCKVEAINRFDRLIVGPLREALVGEPAAFLVTCDHLTPIALKTHHADPVPFLLNWPGCSEPSGVGEFNELSAAQGVRVSKGHELLPWVLAKTGRGA
- a CDS encoding IscA/HesB family protein, producing MISLTKTAKEQIDNYFKDKEVSPIRIYLAGGUGGPRLALALDEPTNADEVVENNGYKFVMEKELYTKASPVTVDMSPMGFVVKSEMELGGGGSCSSCSSCG